One part of the Arachidicoccus terrestris genome encodes these proteins:
- a CDS encoding dihydrofolate reductase family protein, whose protein sequence is MGKLIVEAEVSIDGVVNTPDIWGEIFKYHSEDVTNYLHSLLFSADMLVLGRKTYEFFSEVWPERCDENAEKINSMTKHVASRNPNLPVKWNASLIKDDLVAEIQALKRQPGRVLLQYGIGELTKDMLKNGLIDEFQLMVFPFTFGHGERWFDIIDPFVFQLLECRAFISGTLLLRYQPKYRL, encoded by the coding sequence ATGGGAAAATTAATTGTCGAAGCGGAAGTTTCAATAGATGGGGTGGTCAACACCCCTGATATATGGGGTGAAATCTTCAAATATCATAGTGAAGATGTGACCAACTATCTTCATTCGTTGCTTTTCAGTGCAGATATGCTCGTATTGGGTCGTAAAACTTATGAGTTCTTTTCTGAGGTATGGCCGGAGCGTTGTGATGAAAATGCGGAGAAAATCAATTCAATGACTAAACATGTGGCTTCCCGAAACCCAAATTTGCCAGTAAAGTGGAATGCCTCTCTTATCAAAGATGATCTAGTCGCTGAAATACAAGCGTTAAAGCGGCAACCCGGCCGCGTTCTACTCCAGTATGGTATAGGAGAATTGACAAAAGATATGTTAAAGAATGGTTTGATAGATGAGTTTCAGTTGATGGTGTTTCCTTTTACATTTGGACATGGAGAACGCTGGTTTGATATCATTGATCCCTTCGTTTTTCAGCTGCTTGAATGTAGAGCCTTTATCTCCGGAACTCTACTACTTCGTTATCAGCCAAAATATCGTTTATGA